A genomic segment from Alteribacillus bidgolensis encodes:
- the hpaE gene encoding 5-carboxymethyl-2-hydroxymuconate semialdehyde dehydrogenase, producing the protein MANQVSDKQVQLEEQVKDIKLYIDGSFGDAKSNETFENISPFTNEPINRVASGDTEDIDQAVKAARKAFKGEWGNLKVKERLAYINKIADLIDEHIDEIAPLESYDTGLPISQTKKMVARSAHNFRFYAEMVSSRLVGDVYQVDDEFLNYTIHKPVGIAGLITPWNAPFMLETWKIAPALATGNTVILKPAEWSPLTANRLAEIIDKAGLPDGVFNVVHGYGEKAGAALVAHPDVELISFTGETTTGSEIMKNGADSLKRFSMELGGKSPIIVFDDADLDRALDAATWGIFSFNGERCTANSRLYLHESVADTFVERLKERVQNIIVGDPMREQTQVGPLIHKKHYDNVKGYLELAKEEGCEVISGDIPEDMSRGNFIAPTILLNAHNNMRVIQEEIFGPVIAVMTFKEEEEVIELANDVRYGLAGYVWTKDIQRGHRVAQAVDSGMLWVNSQNVRDLRTPFGGSKHSGIGREGGYYAFEFYTEIQVIHVALGQHQIPQFGK; encoded by the coding sequence ATGGCCAACCAAGTATCTGATAAACAGGTTCAGTTGGAAGAACAGGTGAAAGATATAAAGTTGTATATCGATGGATCATTTGGTGATGCAAAAAGCAATGAAACATTCGAAAACATCAGTCCCTTCACGAATGAACCAATCAACAGGGTCGCCTCTGGAGATACGGAGGATATTGATCAAGCAGTCAAAGCGGCAAGAAAAGCGTTTAAGGGAGAATGGGGAAACTTAAAGGTTAAAGAACGTTTGGCGTATATTAATAAGATTGCCGATTTAATTGATGAACATATCGATGAAATCGCTCCGTTAGAATCCTATGATACCGGACTTCCGATTAGTCAAACGAAAAAAATGGTGGCCCGTTCGGCTCATAACTTCCGCTTTTATGCAGAAATGGTGTCGAGCCGTTTAGTGGGAGATGTGTATCAAGTAGACGACGAGTTTTTGAATTATACGATTCATAAACCAGTCGGCATCGCAGGTTTAATTACCCCATGGAATGCACCGTTTATGCTGGAAACGTGGAAAATCGCACCGGCGTTGGCGACAGGAAACACAGTCATTTTGAAACCGGCAGAATGGTCGCCGTTAACCGCGAATCGTCTGGCGGAGATTATTGATAAAGCAGGGCTGCCGGACGGTGTGTTTAATGTGGTGCACGGGTACGGCGAAAAAGCAGGAGCTGCATTGGTTGCCCATCCGGATGTGGAATTGATTTCTTTTACGGGAGAAACGACAACCGGTTCCGAAATTATGAAAAATGGCGCGGACTCGCTGAAACGATTCTCGATGGAATTGGGTGGGAAGTCACCGATCATCGTGTTTGACGATGCAGATCTAGATCGTGCGCTTGATGCAGCGACGTGGGGCATCTTCTCTTTTAACGGGGAACGCTGTACAGCAAATTCTCGCTTGTACCTTCATGAAAGCGTTGCCGACACCTTTGTCGAACGATTGAAAGAAAGAGTGCAAAACATTATCGTAGGAGATCCGATGAGAGAACAGACCCAAGTCGGTCCGCTGATTCATAAGAAGCATTATGACAACGTCAAGGGGTACTTGGAACTAGCGAAAGAAGAAGGCTGTGAGGTGATCAGCGGCGATATTCCAGAGGACATGAGCCGCGGAAACTTTATCGCCCCGACCATCTTATTGAATGCTCATAATAACATGCGGGTGATCCAAGAAGAAATCTTCGGTCCAGTGATCGCTGTCATGACTTTTAAAGAGGAAGAAGAAGTCATTGAACTGGCCAATGATGTTCGGTATGGCTTGGCTGGTTATGTGTGGACGAAAGACATCCAGCGCGGCCACCGTGTCGCTCAAGCTGTAGACTCCGGCATGTTGTGGGTGAATTCTCAAAATGTCCGTGATTTGCGTACGCCATTTGGCGGTTCGAAACACAGCGGTATTGGGCGAGAAGGCGGTTACTATGCGTTTGAATTTTACACCGAAATTCAAGTTATTCATGTAGCGTTAGGACAGCACCAAATACCTCAATTCGGTAAATAA
- a CDS encoding 4-hydroxyphenylacetate 3-hydroxylase family protein codes for MMNGKEYLESLRDGRVVYLNGEKIDDVTTHPAYRNAARSVSQLYDALHDPEKAPILTTETEDGYSTHKFFKASTSVEELLGARDAMAEWTKLSYGFMGRTPDYKAAFTASLGPYADFYKGFEDNARRWYKKAQREVPFCNHTIINPQLDRDQPLHKNKDVFVRAVEEKDDGVIVSGAKMVGTSAALTHYNFVANYSPEDLGEGDKSHALIFFVPMNAPGLKIVSRQSYEEMATKLGTPFDYPLSSRFDENDAVIVLDNVFIPWEDILTYNNVDIANGFRPKTGWLNRYTFQGCTRFAVKLDFMAGLLLKATEMAGTSKFRGVQANIGEVISWRNMFWAISTAMATNPEKGANGCLLPNATYATAYRTFAPMVWPKIKQIFEQVVAGGLIQLPSSAKDFQNPEIRPYLDTYYKGSGGVTAEERVKVMKLIWDAIGTEFGGRNELYEINYAGNHEAIRLDALKFADISGQTDKYKDFVDQALSDYDLSGWTSDKWINPEKKETEKAIY; via the coding sequence ATGATGAATGGTAAAGAGTATTTAGAAAGTCTAAGGGATGGAAGAGTTGTTTACTTAAATGGTGAAAAAATAGATGATGTAACTACTCATCCTGCTTATCGAAATGCAGCAAGGTCCGTTTCTCAGTTGTATGATGCTTTGCATGACCCAGAAAAAGCTCCTATTCTCACAACGGAAACCGAAGACGGCTACTCTACTCATAAGTTCTTTAAAGCGTCTACAAGTGTAGAGGAATTGCTGGGTGCAAGAGATGCCATGGCAGAATGGACAAAGCTCAGTTACGGATTTATGGGAAGAACCCCCGATTACAAGGCTGCATTTACAGCGTCTTTAGGACCATACGCTGATTTTTATAAAGGATTTGAAGACAATGCAAGAAGATGGTATAAGAAGGCTCAAAGAGAGGTACCTTTCTGTAACCATACTATTATTAACCCTCAACTGGATCGAGATCAGCCTCTTCATAAAAATAAAGATGTATTTGTACGTGCTGTTGAAGAAAAGGATGATGGCGTAATTGTAAGCGGTGCCAAAATGGTAGGAACATCTGCGGCGTTAACGCACTATAACTTTGTAGCCAATTATTCACCTGAAGATTTAGGTGAAGGCGATAAAAGTCATGCGTTGATATTCTTTGTCCCAATGAATGCTCCAGGATTAAAAATTGTAAGCCGCCAATCTTATGAAGAAATGGCTACCAAATTAGGAACTCCTTTTGATTACCCATTGTCAAGCCGATTTGATGAAAATGACGCAGTGATTGTGCTAGATAACGTATTTATTCCATGGGAAGACATTTTAACGTATAACAATGTTGACATTGCTAATGGTTTTAGACCAAAAACAGGTTGGCTTAATCGTTACACGTTCCAAGGGTGTACTCGTTTTGCGGTTAAATTGGATTTCATGGCTGGTTTACTGCTTAAAGCTACCGAAATGGCAGGAACAAGTAAATTTAGAGGGGTTCAAGCTAATATAGGCGAAGTGATTTCTTGGAGAAACATGTTCTGGGCTATTTCTACTGCTATGGCAACGAATCCTGAAAAAGGAGCGAATGGCTGTTTATTGCCAAATGCTACCTATGCTACAGCATATCGTACGTTTGCCCCGATGGTTTGGCCTAAAATAAAGCAGATTTTTGAACAAGTAGTTGCAGGTGGGCTAATACAGCTGCCATCGAGTGCGAAAGACTTTCAGAATCCTGAAATCCGTCCTTATTTAGACACTTATTATAAAGGTTCTGGTGGTGTTACCGCCGAAGAGCGAGTGAAAGTAATGAAATTAATTTGGGATGCTATTGGTACCGAATTTGGCGGACGCAACGAATTATATGAAATAAATTATGCCGGAAACCATGAAGCAATACGACTAGATGCACTTAAATTTGCAGACATTTCAGGACAAACAGATAAGTATAAAGATTTCGTTGATCAAGCATTAAGTGATTATGATCTTTCCGGGTGGACTTCTGATAAATGGATTAATCCTGAAAAAAAAGAGACTGAAAAAGCAATATATTAA
- a CDS encoding FAD synthetase family protein yields the protein MEVVYLNCPSEGSISNVESHVMAIGFFDGIHLGHQYLLEHAKRLAKQQNKKFTAMTFFPHPNEVVKGEKNRKYLTPWSLKVKKMASIGCEKLFVVNFDKPFAALSPYQFINQYILNLQAAHVVVGFDFTFGFMAKGDTDYLQKEGLKNGFGVTVISKKTYNAAKISSTLIRNLVTNGEVHLIPYYLGTHYETAGNIYSVRTNRFGTKSMKIAIDQKYLLPKPGLYQIEIQDDQGEYPGNLRCLENGKTEIVLKREKPIGSRLTVKFLNKVSTVRMASV from the coding sequence ATGGAGGTTGTTTATCTTAATTGCCCGTCCGAGGGTTCTATTTCAAATGTTGAATCTCATGTTATGGCTATAGGATTTTTTGATGGTATTCATTTAGGTCATCAATATTTACTGGAACATGCAAAGCGGCTGGCAAAACAACAAAATAAAAAATTCACAGCGATGACGTTTTTTCCCCATCCAAACGAAGTTGTTAAAGGAGAGAAGAACCGAAAGTACTTGACACCTTGGTCTCTGAAAGTGAAGAAAATGGCCAGTATCGGTTGCGAAAAGTTATTTGTAGTGAATTTTGATAAACCTTTTGCCGCGCTTTCACCGTACCAATTTATTAACCAATATATATTGAATCTTCAAGCAGCACATGTTGTAGTCGGATTTGATTTCACTTTTGGTTTCATGGCAAAAGGGGATACAGACTACTTGCAAAAGGAAGGCTTAAAAAATGGTTTCGGTGTCACTGTTATCTCCAAAAAAACATACAACGCAGCAAAAATAAGTTCTACATTAATAAGAAATTTAGTAACGAATGGTGAGGTTCACCTGATTCCCTACTATTTAGGAACCCATTACGAGACGGCCGGGAACATATATAGTGTGAGAACGAATCGGTTTGGAACAAAGTCAATGAAGATAGCCATCGATCAAAAGTATTTATTACCAAAACCAGGACTTTATCAAATTGAAATTCAAGATGATCAGGGTGAATATCCAGGAAATTTGCGATGTCTTGAAAACGGAAAAACTGAAATCGTTTTAAAAAGAGAAAAACCGATTGGAAGCAGACTAACTGTTAAATTTTTAAATAAGGTATCAACTGTTCGTATGGCTTCTGTGTAA